In a genomic window of Mercenaria mercenaria strain notata chromosome 19, MADL_Memer_1, whole genome shotgun sequence:
- the LOC123542171 gene encoding calexcitin-2-like isoform X2 has product MGLVLGLFQPELSTFQRKKLLYEFHTFFDLSRDGSLEWKDFDMARQKICVMSGWKPGSQRYLQVHELFKEIWRKLQDDGDVDYDGKISEDEWIKMWEAFNKQYIQEMSKSKDQNITVELPGWLNKYMEYKFNLLDRTGNGFVDVEEYEYVMSEFGVPPKDAKNAFLMFSQNNEKKVDLEYFKELCTEYYRSDDPGALGNFINGKLDFTD; this is encoded by the exons ATGGGTCTGGTTCTAGGCCTTTTTCAGCCGGAGTTGTCCACATTTCAGCGGAAGAAGTTACTGTATGAGTTCCACACATTTTTCG ATCTCAGCAGGGATGGAAGTTTAGAATGGAAAGACTTTGACATGGCAAGACAG aaaatatgtgTCATGAGTGGTTGGAAGCCCGGATCACAGAGGTATCTGCAAGTCCATGAactgtttaaagaaatttggAGGAAGCTGCAGGATGATGGGGACGTGGACTATGACGGCAAGATCTCAGAGGACGAATGG ATCAAAATGTGGGAAGCCTTCAATAAGCAGTACATTCAGGAGATGTCAAAGAGCAAAGATCAAAATATTACAGTGGAACTCCCAGGGTGGCTTAACAAGTACATGGAGTATAAGTTCAACCTCTTGGATAGAACTG GTAACGGGTTTGTTGACGTTGAAGAGTACGAGTATGTGATGTCAGAGTTTGGTGTTCCCCCAAAAGATGCAAAGAACGCTTTTCTTATGTTTTCTCAG AACAATGAAAAGAAAGTGGACTTGGAGTATTTCAAAGAACTCTGTACGGAATATTATCGGTCCGATGACCCCGGTGCACTCGGCAACTTCATCAACGGAAAATTGGATTTTACGGACTAA
- the LOC123542171 gene encoding calexcitin-2-like isoform X1, which yields MCFEWLYNTERYKVRKKEKPMEEKGFFGRFADAFRRKGHSMGLVLGLFQPELSTFQRKKLLYEFHTFFDLSRDGSLEWKDFDMARQKICVMSGWKPGSQRYLQVHELFKEIWRKLQDDGDVDYDGKISEDEWIKMWEAFNKQYIQEMSKSKDQNITVELPGWLNKYMEYKFNLLDRTGNGFVDVEEYEYVMSEFGVPPKDAKNAFLMFSQNNEKKVDLEYFKELCTEYYRSDDPGALGNFINGKLDFTD from the exons ATGTGTTTCGAGTGGCTCTACAATACAGAGAGGTATAAAGTTAGGAAGAAGGAGAAACCTATGGAAGAAAAAGGATTTTTCGGAAGAT TTGCCGACGCCTTCCGTCGTAAAGGACACAGTATGGGTCTGGTTCTAGGCCTTTTTCAGCCGGAGTTGTCCACATTTCAGCGGAAGAAGTTACTGTATGAGTTCCACACATTTTTCG ATCTCAGCAGGGATGGAAGTTTAGAATGGAAAGACTTTGACATGGCAAGACAG aaaatatgtgTCATGAGTGGTTGGAAGCCCGGATCACAGAGGTATCTGCAAGTCCATGAactgtttaaagaaatttggAGGAAGCTGCAGGATGATGGGGACGTGGACTATGACGGCAAGATCTCAGAGGACGAATGG ATCAAAATGTGGGAAGCCTTCAATAAGCAGTACATTCAGGAGATGTCAAAGAGCAAAGATCAAAATATTACAGTGGAACTCCCAGGGTGGCTTAACAAGTACATGGAGTATAAGTTCAACCTCTTGGATAGAACTG GTAACGGGTTTGTTGACGTTGAAGAGTACGAGTATGTGATGTCAGAGTTTGGTGTTCCCCCAAAAGATGCAAAGAACGCTTTTCTTATGTTTTCTCAG AACAATGAAAAGAAAGTGGACTTGGAGTATTTCAAAGAACTCTGTACGGAATATTATCGGTCCGATGACCCCGGTGCACTCGGCAACTTCATCAACGGAAAATTGGATTTTACGGACTAA